The sequence below is a genomic window from Ctenopharyngodon idella isolate HZGC_01 chromosome 11, HZGC01, whole genome shotgun sequence.
AACCACAGTTGCACTGGCCCTTCCTTATTTAATTGTGTGTAAAACTGCAGCGTCTGCCATTATAAAGGAAACTGTAACCCTTAGGATGTACGTCTCTCTATATACAATAGCACAGCATACCAAATTAAAGACAAACCAGTCCATTCACCTCTGCCAGAATATTAATCTTAAACTGGcagtagtgttttgaaaatggTAGCTTGTTAGCTGTTCGACAACCCGCAATATTACAGCAATCAGCTTGACCACCTGAAGCCGATTGAACCAGCTGATGTAAATGGTTTTTTAATGCGTCAAAGTGATTTACCGATTTGGAACCGAGGGGTAAAAGTTTTACTGCATAGCATGTTCCAGTTTGCCCATCTGGTATACACATAACCACCACACCAGCTGAACCCAAAAAGCATCTTTCTTCATTGATGGCAATGTACtctgacaacaatggaaaatGGATTTTCCAGCAGAGACACACTTCATCAGGTCAGTGCTTCAATTTAACCTGCTCCAAAAGACACAAAATGAAAGACTGTCACATAGCATCACCTGGTGGCTAAACACCTTTGTGGCATCAGGCACACCCATATACACGGCTACTGCAACACACCCCCTCTGattcacaaacattttataCTATATTCCGTGTGGTCTTTATTCTCTTTATTCTTCTTCTGTCCTTAGACTTGAGATTGATTTTCAGTTccgttcatttgtttgtttctcattattCATGTCTAAGTAGTTGTTTGATCGTAGTGTACTGAggaagtgtttttaaaaaaaaaatccaaacacACCCATTGAGTGACAACCACCTTAAATCCAACAATGAATCACTGCGACATCTCAAGTTCACACTGGTCTATGATCAATGATTTTTGACTGTCTATGACCTGTTCTCACTGAACCAAATGTGTCATGTTTTCTTCTGTTGACAcctatttaaaggaatagttcacataaaaatgattttgtcatcatttactcaaaccTATATGGGAAATGCTAATGAATGAAACCTctagccatcttaggtgtatcttctttcacaatcggagatatatttaaaaatatcctggctctccaaagatttataatgggGGAGCAtgaagcccaaaataaatgcatccatccatcataaaaaataatccatacggctccagggggttaaaaaggccttctgaaacagAACGATGGGtttttgcaagaaaaatatccatatttaaaactttataaagtaaaataactaccttccggcagacgaccatAATACGCATCGATTTGCAGCGGAAGAGTGAACTCTTgtcgtctggcggaagctagttgttttagtattataaagttttaaatatttttcttacaaaaacccatcgcctCACTTTAGtacccctggagccgtatggattatagtttatgatggatggatgcatttattattagcttcaaaacaggccccccattcactaccattataaatctttggagagcaaggatattttttaatatatctccgattgtgtttgtctgaaagaagatagtcacatacacctaggatggcttgagggtgagtaaatcatgggataattttcatttttgagtgaactatccctttaaaaaggaCTTATTATGCTTTTCAAATTttgttagtgtgtaatgttgctgtttgagcattaaaaagatctgcaaagttacaaagcacaaagtcactccaaagggagttattttCTCTATCAGTAagcacgtcacaatattcctcttttaaataattcagGCCCAAGTCATACACAAAAAAGAGGCGAGGCCTGATTGAGTTGTGTTAGTAGTGCTGTCGCCACGTCCAAGAGACgctggttatggtaaggggcgtgacgCAGTCACACGATCATGATCGAAACACGATTGCTCAATCACAACACACCGGCCCACCTGACCAAACTGAGCAAATTGTGCTTTctggaaggaggggcttcatagagactggaactaaacagagcattagTGCTGCAACAAtgcaaaatatgtgaaaaatagtgtgttttttaaagattcaagcatgaaaacctgttttAGTAgatcccaaaaacaaaatcaagacatAATATGTCTTTAATAAGATCGTACCAGAAAAAGTTTTAGAATTTCATTATCATTGGCctatgtacatttaaaatgccTTGTGTTGTTTTAATCTATTTAGTTTTGGTTTTGGGACTGTAAAAGATAGTTTGCACATGGACACTTTTTAAAAGTCCTCTGAAGTCATAGTTTTGCGTGATGAACAAActttaagttgttattcactAAAATTTTGCCCCCTCCTGTACACATCTAATCAAATGCAGTTTCAGGGCTGACCTGCATAAAATCATGTTACAGATGACTGCATATCAAATAGTGGCCAGTGCCAGCATTTCTCctttttccacagaagaaaaacaatcatacaagtttggaatgacatgaggttgacagcattttcattttaatagccAACAATGTCATTACAAAATTATTGACAGTATTTCTTAAACTGaagttaaatttaaaatgttcttgCTCACAGGTTATGGGAAACCACTCTAAAATTCTCATTATGCATGCAAACAATACTGGGTGAAGTGGGGAACAGTACAACATAGATTTTAAGAAATCTATAATCCTATACAGTAGACAGTGTCTAGCGCAGGTTATGTCAAAAGGTACTCCACCTCTTTTAAGTATCGTTTCAGTCATCTAAATCTTACAGTATCTCTTTATGCTGTCATAGGAATGTACCTGGGCCCTCGTAACATAAGATACGTCAAGATGAGAAGATATATATCTGGTAAAGCAGCATTCTAAATTATAACCCTTGTATGTTTTTTCCCCTCCAGATGCATTTAAAAGGGAATGATAatcattgttttgttgttgttgctgttttaaaatcttttttaactgTGATTTATAAATTTATGTTGTGTCATATATACTCATGAGCTTTTAGCATGTAAGCTGGATAACAAcagtatatttatacatttatgtaaTGTATAAATGATAATGTTCATATTTATCTTAAGAGAAAAAGATGTCCAtttagtgacttttttttttttttactttataaaagtaAAGAAGGAGATAAGAGTGAACCAACAGGTTCAGTTACATGAGGAGAAGTTGTTATCAGCTCGAACATCATGAACTTCTGGTATGAAACCACACATTCCATACAACcacctcattaaaaaaaaaacatggctgtTGCCACACACAATCAGATGTTCAgatatttatttagtttgagAGACTGGTGTTGGCCCAGGATTGAGGCTGAGAGAATTTTTGGTGCCCCCTGCCCAATCTTCAAGATCTTTACACCTCCAGAGTAAGAAAAAGGGCTAAGAAAATCACTTTGGACCCCACACACCCAGCCCACTTTCTCTTATATGTTGCTCTCTGGCCGGCGTTACAGAGCACTGAGCGCCAGAACAGAGTCACAAGAACAGCTTCTTCCTTTAGGCTATATTCAGTCTGAACATTTAAAACTCTCATAACTGTACATTGTCTCTCATAACTGTACTTTTTCCCCCAAAACATATGTCAGAATTGTATATCTGTAAATAAAATCTCAAACTGTACACTTGTAAATAACATGTCTATACATTCATAAatctattatatatttttcttatttatatttatatatatttattactatattgtattttatattcttctgcactgaaaaaaaaaaaaaccttgaccTTGTAGTTTGTAGTCATAATATGATCTGAGGATGGTTTTTGAATAAACTTATGCCTAAATGGCCTGCTAAATATGTGGGGGAAAAATTAACCCtcaaaaaagtgtttgtttttttagtgttAAGAGGAATGGTGTTTTGTCAACTCAAGTCAATGAGCAcagttattaaatattatacattattcttattattcttgtaattttaaagtacccataaatatttaaatacaggCTGGGTAAAATTTGCTTATTGACCTTCCAGTTCTATAATCTTCTTTCCTATAACTgggtgtgtttttatttttttttatttttagatacaCGTTTGGTTTTCAGTTTAATGGAAATGTTATGATAAGAAGTCTTGATAATTCGGTCCAGGACAGGAAATTTGACcttaaacagcagcacaaaaaaatgttgataTTCAGGTTCTAGAGGGCAACGTAAATACCCACCTGTTCACTGGAAAGCCTCTCCCCTCCCCCAGCCTGGGCAAgtatttaaagattttttgaaTCTGACAAAGTCACAGCCAAGCATTTGCTTTTGTGTCTTGTCTCCCATTTTAACTTTTGAGATCTTTTCTAGGACGACACTATGTCTTTCCCCTATAATTCCAGAACCCCCAGTGTTTATGGAGGAGCTGGTGGTCGAGGAACCCGGATATCCTCATCCCCCACTGGGTTTCTTCATTCTTCTCCAAGGGGCTTCAACCTGGGTGATGCTTTAGACCCGTCCGCTGACGAGAAGGCCACCATGCAGAATCTGAATAACCGCCTGGCCTCTTACCTAGAGAAGGTGCGCTCACTGGAGAAGGCCAATGCTGAGCTGGAGCGCAACATAAGGGAATGGTATGACAATCGCACTGAAGTCACACACGACCACACCGACTTGCAGGACACCATCAAGGACCTGAGAAAAGAAGTGAGTTCAGAGTGGAGTAGGGATCTCAGGGTCTTCAGACAGAGTGGAAGATACTGTATGCAGAAATGACTGTTCTTCTCTGTACTGTattaatctctctctttctctctctctctctctctctctatataaaaattattattgttgttgttacaattattaaaaacattaattaataacacTAATTGACTAGTCTGTGATGGGATCTATAGAAAAATATGCTTAGACACAGACTGAACAAGTTTTGTTTGGATTTGGCTTTTGTTCCACATTCTGTGGTTGTATTGAATTCCACAGATACCAAAAACcagttctaaaaataaaatgactccAGGTGCCATTGTGCAATAGACTAATctgctttttttcttctcatttgGAATTCAGTGCTCTGGGGGTGTATATTCTGTAACCTTCTAAAAAGACTGATATCTTTGCCACCTGCTGTTTGTGTAATCATCTGTATAATAGGACATTTTCttgtattgatttttattttttttttactggcagATCCAATCAATTTCCCTAGATAATGCCACAATCGTCCTGGCTGTGGACAATGCCAAATTGGCTGCTGATGACTTCAAAATGAAGTGAGaaacaaaatattgtaaaatattgacGTCTTGTGATTGATTTAATTGGTCATTTAttggcaaaacattttttttttaaccatctCTTCAGGTATGAGAATGAGCTGGGTATGCGTAGGGCCATTGATGTTGACATCGCCAATCTGAGGAAAATTCTGGATGAGTTTAGCTTGAGTCGGTCAGATCTGGAGATGCAGATTGAGTCTCTGAACGAGGAGCTCATCATGCTGAAGAGAAGCCACAAGGAGGTAAGATATATGACACACATTTCCCATCTTAACCTGTCTCATTGAAGAATCTTCAGTGGGGTTATGCCTGTTGTTTCTCTTAACTTTGTAAAAactcttattttatttcattaaaatagacAGAACTCAGTCGATTGGTGTTCAGTTCCATACTGTATTATTACATATTCTAAAAGTGCAAATTCTGGCTTGTAAACAGCAATGATATTACCATGACAGGATTTCTATTTAGGGCATTGCCCATGAGACTGACCATTCAAATATTCCACCCACAAATTGATTGCTGCTTTACACAAAGCTGTTATGTAAGCCCAAGTAAGTTGGAAACATTTCCACTGAACTGTATACAGTAAATATCACCATAGTGATGTGGTATGATTAAGACTCATGGCCGGTAACCACTGTTCAAATAAAGCATTTCTCATATATTTATTTCCGTTTGTATGCAAGCTCACCAGTTAGCCTACTACCTTTGCATACTGCTAGCTGATTAACCTGCTGGCTTAGCATATATGCAAGTTACACTAtacttcactgccattatttATCCTAATTACTACTAGTAGCTATATTTCACATATCTAGAAGAAGATATTGCATAAAGCGATGCATTTTGAACTGCTACCAATATTGCACAGCTTTGAAAGTGTGTGAACATGCCATAGACAACACAGTTTCTGCAGGACCATTGTAAAGACCATTGTGCTGCTCTGTGATTTGTAAGTCATTATGGAAACATAAGGATTCTGTTTCAGGTTCATACTTTCTGAAAGGCCCATTTGATTCAAAAGTAAAGACATGGATCTTCTCTCAGTGTGAGATTCCACCACTCCTCACATTCCAACCTTcccacagacagacaggcacACACCCTGGTACACACTGAACACAGGACAGCTAAAACCTGTGGAATATATAGGCCTGTAACTGATATCCAAATATAAGATTATCTTATATTGAAAAGTGACACGCGAACTTCAAATCCTGTAGTTTCAGTTTTTGTGCATACCATAcagcaaatatatataaagagtgATAAGTTTGCaagattattaatgttttgaacGAAGTTTGTTTCccatgctcaccaatgctgctttttttatcacaaatacagtaaattgtgaaatattactggtttctattttatttaattttttcccctgtataatggcaaagctgaattttcagcagatATGTTTTTTGGTActcaagaaacttttattattattatcacaatTGAAAGTGGTTGTGGTgcttgtggaaaccatgatagtgtctactttaatttaatttaatttaattttattttattttattttattttattttattttattttattttattttattttattttattttattttattaggatTTTTGATGAACATAaaatttaaagaacagcatttatttcaaatagaaatatttttgtaacattataaaaatgtctttacttctttaatttcttaaaaaaaaaaatcatagtgaTCCCAAATTTTTCAACCTATCAAGTACATTTCCTAACCTTAATCTAGATAGAAAGAAAGTTATTTAAagtcttttatttttcatattttctgctTAAAAACAATTGAAAGACCAATTCTGAAAATGAGAGGTTAGGTTACTGTAAAGCGGCCATTTCAAAGTTAGCAGTTTCCACACCAGAAAAACACACAGGGTCATTAAGAGTGTTCCTTCCTTACTTCCTTCCTTCAATTTTTCCTTTATCCCCTTGTTCTTCCGCTGCCAGCTCTGCTGGGGATTTTCCGTCCCATTACATCATTTTAAActaaacagtaatattactaGACTTCTTGGGTCATCATTCATGTAGTATAAACACAACTAGGTGCACACATAAACcttaaaaactcttaaaaaaaaaaatcccaaatgataaaatcatttttaattaaaaaaaaaatcaaccagGGAAAACTACACTTTCTCTTTAAATCCTGAAATCGTTCAGACATGTTTGGGATTAAAAGGCTATTGGCTCATCCCACCACTCCCACTTCTTTTTTATTCCTATTAAATCTACAGATAGAAAATGAATACCATGTCTGCATCATCAATCCATCTCTGTCTCTGTGCCAAATCACACAACTTTCTGATGTGTGTTTTCACAGGAGATGGCCCTGGTTAGTGCTGAGGTTGGAGGTCAGGTGAACGTTTGTGTGGATGCAGCGCCCTCTATGGACCTGAACCAGGCCATCACCGAGATCAGACAACACTATGAGACCATGACTGAGAAAAACCGTCAAGAGCTGGAGTCCTGGTATGAAAGCAAGGTGAAGTTAAAACCACAAATGCATTTGTATTTGAGTAACTTAActattatgattaattattattttggggGAATTTTACTGTGCTTACTGAAAACGAATacttaaacttttatttaaacaattccaaggaaataatataaatttttaataaCATACATATTTACATAGTACATATTTGCCAGGACTTTAAATGACTTCTTATTAGAAATTTTGACACAATACCCAATATTTTACTTCAGTATAAGGTCttaaatgtctgaaaataactgatttggtgcttagtCACTCATCTGTGATTAACagaattaaatattgttttatagtGGGACACTAGGATGCATGTGatgttatagtttttttttttttgttgttggtgttAACTGCAGATTGCCACAGTGCAACAGGAGGTGGTCACACATAATGAAGATCTTCAGAACAGCAGAACAGAGCTGAAGGAGTTGACAAGCACCTTACAAAGACTACAAATTGAACGTCAGACCCAACAGAGCATGGTACCCCTACACACCCttacaaacatatttatttttatagcaaaaaataGAGTTGTAGTTTAAAGTGAAGAAGCAATGCAGCATAATTTCCAAGTCTGTAGCAACATGTCTAGGCAGAACATGAGTGCCaggctcctttttttttttttttttttctgtctgtgaGCTCCAGCCTCTCCCCCTCTAGTTCACCAACCAGCTC
It includes:
- the krt98 gene encoding keratin 98 is translated as MSFPYNSRTPSVYGGAGGRGTRISSSPTGFLHSSPRGFNLGDALDPSADEKATMQNLNNRLASYLEKVRSLEKANAELERNIREWYDNRTEVTHDHTDLQDTIKDLRKEIQSISLDNATIVLAVDNAKLAADDFKMKYENELGMRRAIDVDIANLRKILDEFSLSRSDLEMQIESLNEELIMLKRSHKEEMALVSAEVGGQVNVCVDAAPSMDLNQAITEIRQHYETMTEKNRQELESWYESKIATVQQEVVTHNEDLQNSRTELKELTSTLQRLQIERQTQQSMKSALDGELDGTQARYSDQLARLQATVTSLEDQLSQFHANISNNKQDYETLLDVKTRLEREIAEYRRLLDGDERHSHKVVTKTITVEETIVNGKVVESSETVDVNEQND